The Candidatus Polarisedimenticolaceae bacterium genome segment GCCGCCGCACGGACTGTTCCTGCTCGCTTCGAACCACCTGTCGTATCTCGACATCATGATCCTGGGCTCGCTCGCGCCGAGCCTGTTCGTGGCGAAGCGCGAGATCCGGTCGTGGCCGATGTTCGGCTGGATGTCGCGCGGCGCGGGAACCCTGTTCGTCGACCGGGATCGCCCGAAGGACGTCGTTCGGGTCGCCGGCGAGATGGTCGAGCGGCTCGAAGCGGGACTGTCGCTCACGCTGTTCCCGGAAGGGAAGAGCACCCGGGGGATCGAGGTGCACCCGTTCATGCCGTCGCTGCTCGAGGCGGCCGCGCGGACGGGGGTCCCGTGCCACGCGGTGACCCTCCGCTACGACGCTCCGGATTTCGAGGACCTCCCTCCCGCGGTCACCGTCTGCTGGTACGACCGCGCGCCGTTCGTCCCGCACATCACCCGGCTGATGCGCCTTTCGGGGGTCACCGCGACCGTGCACTTCAACGGGCCGGCGCTGCGCTCGGACGACCGGAAGGAGCTCGCCCGGAAGCTGCGCGACCGGGTGGCGGCGGCGTTCCAGCCGGTGCGACAGACGGTCGGAGACGAGGCATGAGCCACGACGGCGGAGCACGCGCCCCCTCCGCGCCCGCGTCCCCGTGGTCGTTCGGGCTCGGGAGCGTCTTCGGCATTCCGATCCGCGTCCATGCGACCTTCCTGCTCATCATCGCGTTCGTCGCCTGGTCGGCGTCGGCCGCGGGGCAGAGCATCCCGGGGAACCTCCTGCTCGTGCTCCTCCTGTTCGTCTGCGTCGTCCTGCACGAGCTCGGCCACGCGCTGATGGCGCGGCGCTTCGGGGTCCGGACGCAGGAGATCGTGCTCTACCCGATCGGGGGGATCGCGCGTCTCGAGAACATCCCCGGCGGGCGCGCCGAGATCCTGATCGCCCTCGCGGGGCCGGCGGTGAATCTCGTCCTGTTCCTCGCGATGGTCGCGCTGTTCGGGGCGACGCTCCCCGCGGGGTTCGCGGAAGGTCAGACGATCTCTCCTGGAGCGTCGCTGCTGGGGAACCTCGCCCTCGCCAACCTGTGGCTGTTCCTGTTCAACCTGATCCCGGCCTTCCCGATGGACGGCGGGCGGGTGCTCCGGGCGGCGCTTTCCCTTCGCCTGGGCGAATCGCGCGCGACGCGGGCCGCCGCCGGCGTGGCGCAGGTGGTCGCCCTCGGGTTCGGAGGCGTCGGCCTATTCACGGGGAATCCGATCCTGCTCTTCATCGCCCTGTTCGTGTTCCTGGGCGCGACCCAGGAGGCGGCGTTCGTCGAGCGCAAGGCCGCGGTCGCCGGGCATCGCGCCCGCGAGGCGATGATCACGCGCTTCGAGACGCTCGTCCCCCAGGACACCCTCGGACGCGCGGCGGAAGTGCTGCTCGCATCGCATCAGCAGGACTTCCCGGTCCTCGACGCGTGGGCGCGCGTCGCGGGAGTGCTCCCGCGCTCGACGCTCCTGAAGGCGCTCGCGCGCGAGGGGAAGGACGCCGCGGTGCTCGACGTGATGCACCGCGAGCCGGCGATGGTCGAGCCGTCGGACTCGCTCGACCACGTCCTCGCGGCGCTTCAGGCGAGCCCGGGCGACCCCGTCCTCGTCCTCGACCAGGGGCGGCTCGTGGGGATGATCACCCTCGACAACCTCGCGGAGTTCATCGAGGTGGCGCGGGCGGAGGCGCCGAAGGCCGGCTGACCGCAAGGCGCCAGAGGGCGTACAGCGGGAATCCCGCGGAGAGCATGGCGAGACCGATCGCCGCGCGCTTCGGGTCCTGCGCGGTCAGGCTCGC includes the following:
- a CDS encoding 1-acyl-sn-glycerol-3-phosphate acyltransferase, whose protein sequence is MTSLRLFVRLSGAILATAVCAAVPGAVRLLTFGAMRPASRVGAWSCWVWGRCMRVILGIRVRVEGTPPHGLFLLASNHLSYLDIMILGSLAPSLFVAKREIRSWPMFGWMSRGAGTLFVDRDRPKDVVRVAGEMVERLEAGLSLTLFPEGKSTRGIEVHPFMPSLLEAAARTGVPCHAVTLRYDAPDFEDLPPAVTVCWYDRAPFVPHITRLMRLSGVTATVHFNGPALRSDDRKELARKLRDRVAAAFQPVRQTVGDEA
- a CDS encoding M50 family metallopeptidase, which codes for MSHDGGARAPSAPASPWSFGLGSVFGIPIRVHATFLLIIAFVAWSASAAGQSIPGNLLLVLLLFVCVVLHELGHALMARRFGVRTQEIVLYPIGGIARLENIPGGRAEILIALAGPAVNLVLFLAMVALFGATLPAGFAEGQTISPGASLLGNLALANLWLFLFNLIPAFPMDGGRVLRAALSLRLGESRATRAAAGVAQVVALGFGGVGLFTGNPILLFIALFVFLGATQEAAFVERKAAVAGHRAREAMITRFETLVPQDTLGRAAEVLLASHQQDFPVLDAWARVAGVLPRSTLLKALAREGKDAAVLDVMHREPAMVEPSDSLDHVLAALQASPGDPVLVLDQGRLVGMITLDNLAEFIEVARAEAPKAG